Proteins found in one Helicobacter kayseriensis genomic segment:
- the carB gene encoding carbamoyl-phosphate synthase large subunit, translating into MPKREDIQNILLIGSGPIIIGQACEFDYSGTQAAKVLKSLGYKVVLVNSNPATIMTDPEFADRTYIEPISEEVLADIIQKEKIDAILPTMGGQTALNIAMSMEEKGMLKGVKFLGANPQAIKKGEDRQAFKEAMIKIGMDLPKSCYAYNEEEALNAAKEIGFPLIIRASFTLAGGGSGVAYNIDEFKVLAKNGLDASPINEILIEESLLGWKEYEMEVIRDSADNCIIVCSIENLDPMGVHTGDSITIAPALTLTDKEYQRMRDASFAILREIGVDTGGSNVQFAINPQTGRMIVIEMNPRVSRSSALASKATGYPIAKVATLLAVGFTLDEITNDITGTTASFEPSIDYIVTKIPRFTFEKFPTADSTLTTSMKSIGEVMAIGGTFAESLQKALCSLETGLCGFNSVSSDKERIRHEIRRPNEFRLLYIADGFRQGLSIDEIYALSKIDPWFLRQIQTIVDFESKITMAILQEESVMREAKSLGFSDVMIAQILQKNEGIEINQGEIYQARCAMGVKQEYMQVDTCAAEFTSLTPYFYSSIGNFSKISHDSSSQEKQDQPKVMIIGGGPNRIGQGIEFDYCCVHASYALKDMGVSSVMYNCNPETVSTDYDTSDVLYFEPIDFEHVRSVIEREKPSGIIVHFGGQTPLKLAKDLTRIGAKIIGTSAKVIDVAEDREKFAEFVEQNNLKQPQNGIAFNKEEAHSIASKIGFPVLVRPSYVLGGRAMRIVYSDEELKAYMEEAVRVSESSPVLVDKFLDRAIELDVDAISDGVDVYIGGIMQHIEEAGIHSGDSASSLPPSTLDLQMIEEIQKLTQKIALNLGVIGLMNVQYAIYQDEIYLIEVNPRASRTVPFVSKATGMPLAKIATRVMWQGNLQEALKFYDHFDIVVCKNGIYQHKDLKHIAIKESVFPFNKLSGADVSLGPEMKSTGEVMGVSENFGVSFAKSQIAAKNTLPISGKIFISLQELDKPFASSLAREFIGLGFSVCATGGTHQAITQDGVECELVLKVSEGRPNIQDALANHEVAMVINSSDERSNKMDTKLLREQVLKSFVPYFTTIQEAKSACSAIRAISTQSPYKAKAIQDFLKNK; encoded by the coding sequence ATGCCAAAACGAGAAGATATTCAGAATATTTTATTGATCGGATCAGGACCAATTATTATTGGGCAGGCTTGTGAATTTGATTATTCTGGAACTCAAGCGGCTAAGGTATTGAAGAGCTTGGGTTATAAGGTTGTGCTTGTCAATTCTAATCCCGCTACGATTATGACAGATCCAGAATTTGCAGATCGCACTTATATTGAACCTATTAGTGAAGAAGTGTTGGCAGATATTATCCAAAAGGAAAAGATTGATGCGATTTTGCCAACAATGGGGGGACAAACAGCACTTAATATTGCAATGAGTATGGAAGAAAAGGGGATGCTCAAAGGAGTGAAGTTTTTGGGTGCAAATCCTCAGGCGATCAAAAAGGGAGAGGATCGTCAAGCATTTAAAGAAGCGATGATAAAAATTGGAATGGATTTGCCCAAGTCTTGCTATGCATACAATGAAGAAGAAGCACTTAATGCTGCTAAAGAAATCGGTTTTCCTTTAATTATTCGTGCAAGCTTCACTCTTGCTGGTGGAGGAAGTGGGGTGGCTTATAATATTGATGAATTTAAAGTTTTGGCAAAAAATGGATTAGATGCTTCACCAATTAATGAAATTTTGATTGAAGAATCTCTTTTGGGGTGGAAAGAATACGAAATGGAGGTTATTAGGGATTCTGCGGATAACTGCATTATTGTTTGTTCGATTGAGAATCTTGATCCTATGGGAGTGCATACTGGAGATAGCATCACTATCGCTCCAGCCTTAACTTTGACAGATAAAGAATATCAACGCATGAGAGATGCTTCATTTGCGATTTTGAGAGAAATAGGTGTTGATACAGGAGGAAGCAATGTGCAATTTGCGATCAATCCTCAAACGGGTCGAATGATTGTGATTGAAATGAATCCACGTGTTTCGCGTTCCTCAGCTCTTGCTTCTAAAGCGACAGGCTATCCTATTGCAAAAGTTGCCACTCTTTTAGCAGTTGGATTTACGCTTGATGAGATTACAAACGATATTACAGGTACAACTGCAAGCTTTGAGCCAAGTATTGATTATATTGTGACAAAGATTCCAAGATTTACTTTTGAAAAATTTCCCACAGCAGATTCGACACTTACGACAAGCATGAAGAGCATTGGTGAAGTCATGGCAATTGGTGGGACTTTTGCTGAGAGTTTGCAAAAAGCGCTTTGTTCTCTTGAAACAGGACTTTGTGGGTTTAATTCTGTAAGCTCAGATAAAGAGAGGATTCGGCATGAGATTCGTCGTCCCAATGAATTTCGATTGCTCTATATTGCTGATGGATTCCGTCAGGGGTTGAGTATCGATGAAATTTATGCTCTAAGCAAAATTGATCCATGGTTTTTAAGACAGATTCAGACTATTGTTGATTTTGAAAGCAAAATCACAATGGCAATTTTGCAAGAGGAAAGTGTAATGAGGGAGGCAAAATCTCTTGGTTTTTCTGATGTGATGATTGCACAAATCTTGCAAAAAAATGAAGGGATTGAAATCAATCAAGGGGAGATTTATCAAGCACGCTGTGCTATGGGAGTGAAGCAAGAGTATATGCAAGTTGATACTTGTGCTGCAGAATTTACATCACTTACTCCTTATTTTTACTCATCTATTGGGAATTTCTCTAAGATTTCTCACGACTCTTCTTCTCAAGAAAAACAAGATCAACCAAAAGTGATGATTATTGGTGGTGGTCCCAATCGTATTGGGCAGGGGATTGAATTTGATTATTGCTGTGTGCATGCCTCTTATGCACTCAAAGATATGGGAGTTTCAAGTGTGATGTATAACTGCAATCCAGAAACAGTTAGCACTGATTATGATACAAGCGATGTGCTTTATTTTGAGCCTATTGATTTTGAGCATGTGCGGTCTGTGATTGAACGTGAGAAGCCAAGTGGCATCATTGTGCACTTTGGAGGACAAACTCCCCTTAAACTTGCAAAAGATTTAACAAGAATTGGTGCAAAAATCATTGGAACGAGTGCAAAAGTCATTGATGTTGCAGAAGATCGGGAGAAGTTTGCGGAGTTTGTTGAGCAAAATAATCTAAAGCAACCTCAAAATGGAATCGCATTCAATAAAGAAGAAGCGCACAGTATCGCAAGCAAGATAGGTTTCCCAGTTTTAGTGCGCCCAAGCTATGTGCTTGGTGGAAGAGCTATGAGGATTGTATATAGTGATGAGGAATTAAAAGCCTATATGGAGGAGGCAGTTAGAGTGAGTGAGAGCTCTCCAGTGCTTGTGGATAAATTCCTTGATCGTGCGATTGAGCTAGATGTTGATGCAATCAGTGATGGGGTAGATGTATATATTGGTGGGATTATGCAACATATCGAAGAGGCGGGTATCCACTCAGGAGATAGTGCTTCTTCTCTTCCTCCCTCAACACTTGATTTGCAAATGATTGAGGAGATCCAAAAACTCACACAAAAAATTGCCCTCAATCTTGGCGTGATTGGGTTGATGAATGTGCAATATGCGATTTATCAAGATGAGATTTATTTAATTGAGGTTAATCCTCGTGCAAGTCGAACAGTCCCCTTTGTCAGCAAGGCCACAGGGATGCCATTGGCCAAAATCGCAACCCGTGTAATGTGGCAGGGCAATCTTCAAGAAGCGCTTAAATTTTATGATCATTTTGATATTGTGGTATGCAAAAACGGAATCTATCAGCATAAGGATTTAAAACATATCGCCATCAAAGAATCGGTATTTCCTTTCAATAAATTGAGTGGGGCAGATGTTTCTCTTGGGCCAGAGATGAAAAGCACAGGAGAAGTAATGGGAGTGAGTGAAAATTTTGGTGTTAGCTTTGCAAAAAGTCAGATTGCTGCTAAAAATACGCTTCCTATAAGTGGAAAGATTTTTATTTCTTTGCAAGAGCTTGACAAACCATTTGCCTCTTCTTTGGCTAGAGAATTCATTGGGCTTGGATTTAGTGTATGTGCAACAGGTGGAACACATCAAGCGATTACTCAAGATGGTGTAGAGTGCGAACTTGTTTTGAAAGTAAGTGAGGGACGTCCAAATATT
- a CDS encoding AAA domain-containing protein, producing the protein MEKIRIKSFQFENQRLYIFLGQKLYSTDSLLLRCNGRDFYISDEDEIVLLSYDEQKQILLLEFLIPTTNFQDFELLSDLKFLIMNVKNFFSSFEIALPSEMPIKIDDDEIPSERLSENQIQALRMIFSSPLSYVWGAPGSGKTQRVLFEALLLLIKKNKKVALVAPTNNALELALKTIIKKADDLGMERHLFLRLGVPSAEFLALYPECCDSSVLDKKQVSLFSYSNPKERMDQACVIAMTLDGFIKRYGAMKIKFDHLFLDECGFAPLAKVCALCANTSPLSMLGDHKQLMPVCEMPSKELEQEPKAKLWNLSALYLESFFGLKEEVFLQKQLSLKYTKTISLKRTYRYGDNLAQILDRFVYKNGLRGKEGESEVYFVDCARFQGIGLRGEFDVGHTNAKEIEAIKTLFPLLDHDYAVITPFVKQRQALISNGLNYERVFTIHRSQGQEFNDVVFSPVKLHYHLSDSNNPLALQALNVAISRVKKRLIVVCDVQFWRKHPHQFLTQILNIAKEWKIVR; encoded by the coding sequence GTGGAAAAAATCAGAATCAAATCATTTCAGTTTGAAAATCAAAGACTCTATATTTTTTTGGGGCAAAAGCTATATAGCACAGATTCTTTATTATTGCGTTGCAATGGGAGAGATTTTTATATTAGTGATGAAGATGAAATTGTTTTGCTTTCTTATGATGAGCAAAAGCAGATCTTGCTTTTGGAATTTCTGATCCCTACAACCAATTTTCAAGATTTTGAACTTCTGAGTGATTTGAAATTTTTGATTATGAATGTGAAAAACTTTTTTTCTTCATTTGAAATTGCTCTTCCCTCTGAAATGCCTATAAAGATTGATGATGATGAGATTCCCTCTGAGCGCTTGAGTGAAAATCAAATCCAAGCCCTAAGGATGATTTTTTCTTCACCTTTGAGTTATGTTTGGGGGGCTCCTGGAAGCGGAAAAACTCAAAGGGTTTTGTTTGAAGCACTTTTATTGCTCATCAAAAAAAATAAAAAAGTAGCCCTAGTTGCACCCACAAACAATGCACTTGAGTTGGCGCTAAAGACAATTATCAAAAAGGCAGATGATTTGGGGATGGAGCGCCATTTGTTTTTGCGTTTGGGTGTGCCTAGCGCTGAATTTTTGGCTCTTTATCCTGAGTGTTGCGATTCGAGTGTGTTGGATAAAAAGCAAGTTTCGCTTTTTTCTTATAGCAATCCCAAAGAAAGAATGGATCAGGCATGTGTAATTGCAATGACTTTAGATGGTTTTATCAAGCGTTATGGGGCGATGAAAATCAAATTTGATCATCTCTTTTTAGATGAGTGTGGTTTTGCTCCTTTGGCAAAGGTTTGTGCATTGTGTGCAAATACTTCTCCACTTAGTATGCTTGGAGATCATAAGCAATTAATGCCTGTGTGTGAAATGCCATCAAAAGAGCTTGAGCAAGAGCCAAAAGCCAAGCTTTGGAATCTCTCCGCGCTCTATTTGGAATCATTCTTTGGCTTAAAAGAAGAAGTTTTTTTGCAAAAGCAACTTTCATTGAAATACACCAAAACTATTAGCTTAAAGCGAACCTACCGTTATGGGGATAATCTTGCACAAATTTTGGATCGTTTTGTTTATAAGAATGGACTTCGAGGAAAGGAGGGGGAGAGCGAAGTGTATTTTGTCGATTGTGCTCGATTTCAGGGGATTGGACTGAGAGGGGAGTTTGATGTGGGACATACAAATGCAAAGGAGATTGAGGCTATTAAAACTCTTTTTCCTCTTTTGGATCATGATTATGCTGTGATTACTCCCTTTGTCAAACAGCGACAGGCTTTGATTAGTAATGGCTTAAACTATGAGCGTGTTTTTACGATTCATCGATCTCAAGGGCAAGAGTTTAATGATGTTGTATTTTCACCTGTTAAGCTTCATTACCACTTAAGTGATTCTAATAATCCCTTGGCTCTTCAAGCTCTTAATGTCGCTATTTCAAGAGTTAAGAAAAGATTGATTGTAGTATGTGATGTACAATTTTGGAGAAAGCATCCTCATCAGTTTTTGACTCAAATTTTAAATATCGCAAAAGAATGGAAAATTGTGAGGTAG
- a CDS encoding outer membrane beta-barrel protein produces MRFVGIFLLMMTGVFGASLKYFAGAGLNFSSPTLNVEARGSNGQKQELTLNSKSYVATLSGGVQQYWDRDEYVGGRAMGEFGIGGANVDGGIAGVFSISGALDLLVDFWKQDFFDLGIFGGFEYGMTFLVSNTRVNGYAIKSETYSAYWRIGGSVTFEKIHRIDLTYKAPISPLALPTEVLAQETRHQVYSGGQFCLGYKLLF; encoded by the coding sequence ATGCGTTTTGTTGGGATTTTTTTATTAATGATGACGGGGGTGTTTGGTGCAAGTCTAAAATATTTTGCTGGAGCGGGTTTAAATTTTTCTTCTCCTACGCTCAATGTAGAGGCAAGAGGGAGTAATGGGCAAAAGCAGGAATTGACTTTGAATTCTAAATCCTATGTTGCAACTTTGAGTGGTGGGGTTCAGCAGTATTGGGATCGAGATGAGTATGTAGGCGGAAGGGCAATGGGGGAATTTGGAATTGGTGGTGCGAATGTAGATGGAGGGATTGCTGGAGTGTTTTCAATCTCTGGAGCTCTTGATCTGCTTGTGGATTTTTGGAAGCAAGATTTTTTTGATCTTGGAATCTTTGGAGGTTTTGAGTATGGGATGACATTTTTGGTCTCTAATACTCGAGTAAATGGATATGCGATCAAGAGTGAAACCTATAGTGCTTATTGGAGGATTGGAGGATCTGTAACTTTTGAAAAAATCCATCGAATTGATTTGACTTATAAAGCTCCTATTTCTCCTCTAGCACTGCCTACAGAAGTTCTTGCTCAAGAAACACGCCATCAGGTTTATTCTGGAGGGCAATTTTGTTTGGGTTATAAGTTGCTATTTTGA
- the ubiE gene encoding bifunctional demethylmenaquinone methyltransferase/2-methoxy-6-polyprenyl-1,4-benzoquinol methylase UbiE — MDKQKKIVEMFDVIAPSYDLANRVLSFGIDIGWRKEGCKRTLERIGKNQGLKVLDVACGTGDMIAHWQTQLQCSEFIGIDPSKGMLEIAQKKIQNCTFIEAQAQNLPLEDESMDIISIAYGLRNVCEYPLALKEFYRVLKKGGVLLILEFMHNPNPSFFDSLGLFYTQKVLPLLGGWISKNKQAYAYLPDSIKDFASVDELRGQLENIGFSHIFSKSYHAKISSIFVASKEK, encoded by the coding sequence ATGGATAAGCAAAAAAAAATTGTTGAAATGTTTGATGTGATTGCTCCAAGTTATGATTTGGCAAATCGTGTTTTGAGTTTTGGCATTGATATTGGCTGGAGAAAAGAGGGGTGCAAGAGAACTCTTGAGCGAATTGGAAAGAATCAGGGCTTAAAAGTTTTAGATGTAGCTTGCGGGACTGGGGATATGATCGCACATTGGCAAACACAGCTTCAATGCTCTGAGTTTATAGGAATTGATCCTTCCAAAGGCATGCTTGAAATCGCTCAAAAGAAAATACAAAACTGCACTTTTATTGAGGCTCAGGCTCAAAATCTTCCTTTGGAAGATGAGAGTATGGATATCATATCGATTGCTTATGGTTTACGCAATGTGTGTGAGTATCCATTGGCGCTAAAAGAGTTTTATCGTGTTTTAAAAAAAGGCGGAGTGCTTTTGATTTTGGAATTTATGCACAATCCCAACCCTTCATTTTTTGATTCTCTTGGATTGTTTTATACGCAGAAAGTTCTTCCACTTTTGGGTGGATGGATTTCAAAAAATAAACAAGCTTATGCATATTTACCTGATTCAATCAAGGATTTTGCGAGTGTTGATGAGTTGAGGGGACAATTGGAGAATATTGGGTTTTCACATATTTTTTCAAAAAGCTATCATGCAAAAATTTCTTCGATTTTTGTAGCATCTAAGGAGAAGTAA
- the argH gene encoding argininosuccinate lyase, whose protein sequence is MAKLWAGRFSQDSSQLLDEFNASIFFDQKLWRQDIQGSKAHSEMLYEIGILSLEEKNQIHQGLDAIAQEIAEGKFKFKLSDEDIHMAIEGALIERIGEAGKKLHTARSRNDQVAVDFRMFVLQSNQAVIQKLCALIDTLLKIASNHTDTLMPGMTHLQHAQPINFAFHLVAWCCAFKRDVERLQASYQRNNFSPLGSGALAGVPYATNRESVAQKLGFFSPTLNAMDSVSDRDFALDMLYEIAMIMMHISRVAEELVLWSSYEFGFVSFSDEFSTGSSIMPQKKNPDVAELLRGKSGRAYGNLIGLLTVMKGLPLAYNKDTQEDKEGVFDSIQTALTCLEILNASLQDLKIHTDRMQKMVLVGHISATDLADFLVKECGIPFREAHHITGEVVAFAEKEGKDISQLKEEEILSIDHRIKRGVLKALDLKSSMNARDSLGGTSTHQTLHQIYTLQEWLKNMENTHG, encoded by the coding sequence ATGGCGAAACTTTGGGCAGGGCGCTTTAGTCAAGATTCAAGCCAACTTTTAGATGAATTTAATGCATCAATTTTTTTTGATCAAAAGTTATGGAGACAAGATATCCAAGGTTCCAAAGCTCATTCTGAGATGTTGTATGAAATTGGGATCTTAAGTTTAGAGGAGAAAAATCAGATTCATCAGGGCTTGGATGCTATCGCTCAAGAAATTGCTGAGGGGAAATTTAAATTTAAGCTTAGTGATGAGGATATTCATATGGCAATTGAGGGGGCCTTGATTGAACGCATAGGTGAAGCTGGGAAAAAACTTCACACAGCAAGAAGTCGTAACGATCAAGTGGCGGTAGATTTTAGAATGTTTGTCTTGCAGAGCAATCAAGCAGTTATTCAGAAACTTTGTGCTCTGATTGATACACTGCTTAAAATCGCTTCAAATCATACAGATACATTGATGCCAGGAATGACGCATTTGCAACATGCACAACCGATTAATTTTGCTTTTCACCTTGTGGCTTGGTGTTGTGCGTTTAAGCGCGATGTAGAAAGACTGCAAGCAAGCTATCAGAGAAATAATTTTTCCCCTTTAGGGTCAGGAGCCTTGGCTGGCGTGCCATATGCGACAAATCGAGAAAGCGTAGCACAAAAGCTAGGCTTTTTTTCTCCAACGCTCAATGCAATGGATTCGGTAAGTGATCGAGATTTTGCTCTTGATATGCTTTATGAGATCGCGATGATTATGATGCATATCTCAAGGGTAGCTGAGGAATTGGTGCTTTGGAGTAGCTATGAATTTGGCTTTGTGAGTTTTTCTGATGAGTTTTCTACAGGAAGTTCGATTATGCCACAGAAAAAAAATCCAGATGTCGCAGAGCTTTTGCGTGGAAAAAGTGGGAGGGCTTATGGGAATCTAATTGGCTTGCTAACTGTTATGAAGGGTCTGCCATTGGCCTACAATAAAGATACACAAGAAGATAAGGAAGGGGTATTTGATAGCATTCAAACAGCTTTGACTTGTCTTGAGATTTTAAATGCTTCATTGCAAGATCTAAAGATTCATACAGATAGAATGCAAAAGATGGTTTTGGTGGGGCACATTAGCGCAACAGATTTGGCTGACTTTTTGGTTAAAGAATGTGGTATTCCCTTTAGGGAGGCGCACCATATTACTGGAGAAGTTGTTGCATTTGCTGAAAAAGAAGGCAAAGACATTTCACAACTAAAAGAAGAAGAAATCTTAAGCATTGACCATCGCATTAAGCGAGGTGTTTTGAAAGCATTGGACTTAAAAAGTTCAATGAATGCAAGGGATTCTCTAGGAGGGACTTCAACTCACCAAACCCTCCATCAGATTTACACCCTCCAAGAATGGTTAAAGAATATGGAAAACACACATGGATAA
- the hemJ gene encoding protoporphyrinogen oxidase HemJ — protein sequence MEAYQWLKVLHILAFTSWMAMLFYIPRLFVYHAEHIQNSGFNEVVKIQENKLYYFIGWPAMLATLISGSGLIVVMGGGEYLKSSAWIHIKFVLILMLIAYHFLCGFFMKQFAQGKCKLSGKFFRVFNEIPTLVLIGIVYLVVFQPAFWVK from the coding sequence ATGGAAGCATATCAGTGGTTAAAAGTTTTACATATTTTGGCATTTACTTCATGGATGGCAATGCTTTTTTATATCCCGCGTTTATTTGTCTATCATGCTGAACATATTCAAAATTCCGGATTTAATGAGGTTGTCAAGATTCAGGAAAACAAGCTTTATTATTTCATTGGATGGCCAGCAATGCTAGCGACACTAATTAGTGGATCTGGATTGATTGTTGTGATGGGTGGCGGAGAGTATTTGAAAAGTTCGGCTTGGATACACATTAAGTTTGTGCTTATCTTGATGTTGATTGCTTATCATTTTCTTTGTGGGTTTTTTATGAAGCAATTTGCTCAAGGGAAATGCAAGTTGAGTGGAAAGTTTTTTAGAGTCTTTAATGAAATACCAACGCTTGTTTTGATTGGTATTGTGTATTTGGTCGTTTTTCAACCTGCATTTTGGGTGAAGTGA
- a CDS encoding YigZ family protein: MQTVSCIHEGFFENKGSKFFSFLFPFSEFDSLLSQLREKHPKAVHFVYATRMKELQVIESFSDDGEPRGSSGVPTLNVLRGEGLVNIGLITVRYFGGTLLGVGGLVRAYTQSAQSAILAAKNQNDLIKYEETLPYKMQIPYSLFSQVLYQIEQLRIEILDKCFQAEVIEISLRSTEEKKNELHKICSAKFGF; encoded by the coding sequence ATGCAAACCGTTTCTTGTATCCATGAGGGATTTTTTGAAAATAAGGGGTCAAAATTTTTTTCTTTCTTGTTTCCCTTCTCTGAATTTGATTCTTTGCTATCACAATTGAGGGAAAAACACCCAAAAGCAGTACATTTTGTTTATGCAACACGAATGAAGGAGTTGCAAGTTATAGAATCATTTAGCGATGATGGAGAGCCACGAGGAAGTTCTGGTGTCCCAACACTAAATGTTTTAAGAGGAGAGGGGTTGGTAAATATTGGATTAATTACTGTGAGATATTTTGGTGGAACTCTTCTTGGTGTGGGAGGGCTTGTGAGGGCCTATACTCAGTCAGCACAATCTGCAATTTTAGCTGCAAAGAATCAAAACGACTTAATAAAATATGAGGAAACTCTTCCTTATAAAATGCAGATACCTTATTCACTTTTTAGTCAGGTTCTTTATCAGATTGAGCAGTTAAGGATTGAAATTTTAGATAAATGTTTTCAAGCAGAAGTGATTGAAATCTCTCTCAGATCAACAGAAGAAAAGAAAAATGAATTGCATAAAATCTGCAGCGCAAAGTTTGGCTTTTGA
- a CDS encoding META domain-containing protein, which translates to MRIFCSVFYMAMIAILLNGCFFANIFDFGPKIDLGKNKWKISSFVLGDVKYEPKGYEEIPNMRFDTKELKLYGNTGCNAFFATYTWLNDQKIEMRNSGLTRKMCASEDAMKFEQKLMEEFDGDFEVTEEKDDLILKREDLQITLTPLDENEAQTQKTSQ; encoded by the coding sequence ATGAGAATATTTTGTTCTGTGTTTTATATGGCAATGATTGCAATATTACTGAATGGGTGTTTTTTTGCAAACATCTTTGATTTTGGTCCAAAAATTGATTTGGGTAAAAACAAGTGGAAAATTAGCTCTTTTGTTTTGGGAGATGTAAAATATGAACCAAAAGGTTATGAAGAAATTCCTAATATGCGTTTTGACACAAAAGAGCTGAAGCTTTATGGTAACACAGGATGCAATGCTTTTTTTGCAACCTATACTTGGCTTAATGATCAAAAAATTGAAATGAGAAACTCTGGCTTAACAAGAAAAATGTGTGCCTCTGAAGATGCGATGAAGTTTGAACAAAAGCTGATGGAAGAGTTTGATGGTGATTTTGAAGTGACGGAAGAAAAAGATGATTTGATCCTCAAAAGAGAAGATTTGCAGATTACTTTGACTCCTTTAGATGAAAATGAGGCTCAAACACAAAAAACTTCACAATAA
- the rplT gene encoding 50S ribosomal protein L20, which yields MRVKTGVVRRRRHKKILKLARGFYSGRRKHFRKAKEQLERSMYYAFRDRKQKKRDFRSLWIVRINAACRMHEISYSKFMHGLKLANIELDRKVLADMAMNDIGAFSKIVESAKKALL from the coding sequence ATGAGAGTAAAAACAGGAGTAGTTCGAAGAAGACGCCATAAAAAGATTTTAAAACTTGCTAGAGGTTTTTATAGCGGTCGGAGAAAGCACTTTAGAAAAGCAAAAGAACAACTTGAAAGAAGTATGTATTATGCTTTTCGAGATAGAAAACAAAAGAAGAGAGATTTTAGAAGTCTTTGGATTGTAAGAATTAATGCTGCATGCAGAATGCATGAGATTAGTTATTCTAAGTTTATGCATGGATTAAAGCTTGCAAATATTGAACTTGATCGCAAAGTTTTGGCTGATATGGCTATGAATGATATAGGTGCATTTTCAAAAATTGTTGAAAGTGCAAAAAAGGCTCTTTTGTAA
- the rpmI gene encoding 50S ribosomal protein L35, with amino-acid sequence MPKMKTNRGALKRFKVKKNSIKRGSAFKSHILTKKDHKRKANLNAPKYVHDANMDSVKKMLCMA; translated from the coding sequence ATGCCAAAGATGAAAACAAATCGTGGCGCGCTTAAGCGTTTTAAAGTTAAGAAAAACTCAATTAAACGTGGCAGTGCTTTCAAAAGTCATATTTTGACCAAGAAAGATCACAAAAGAAAAGCTAATTTAAATGCGCCTAAATATGTCCATGATGCAAATATGGATTCTGTTAAAAAAATGTTATGTATGGCTTAA
- the infC gene encoding translation initiation factor IF-3, with amino-acid sequence MSKEEVLLNENIRLKEVRCIGEDGEQYGIISSREALELAVQHDLDLVLISPNANPPVCKIMDYGKYKYQAEKKQKEARKKQKQIEIKEIKLSVQIAQNDISYKVKHAREFLENGKHVKFRVFLKQREVGIPGVGLDLLAKVQEMLEDIAVAEKEAKLEGRYVNILFVPKKK; translated from the coding sequence TTGAGCAAAGAAGAAGTTTTATTGAATGAAAACATTCGTTTGAAAGAAGTGCGATGTATTGGTGAGGATGGAGAACAGTATGGGATTATTAGTTCAAGAGAGGCGCTTGAGCTTGCCGTGCAACATGATTTAGATCTTGTTTTGATTTCACCCAATGCCAATCCTCCGGTTTGTAAAATTATGGATTATGGCAAATACAAGTATCAAGCAGAAAAGAAGCAAAAAGAGGCAAGAAAGAAACAAAAACAAATTGAGATTAAAGAAATTAAATTATCTGTCCAAATTGCACAAAATGATATTAGCTATAAAGTGAAGCACGCAAGGGAATTTCTTGAAAATGGCAAGCATGTTAAGTTTCGCGTTTTTTTAAAACAAAGGGAGGTTGGGATTCCTGGAGTTGGCTTAGACTTGCTTGCAAAAGTTCAAGAAATGCTTGAAGATATCGCTGTGGCTGAAAAAGAAGCAAAACTTGAGGGGCGATATGTTAATATTCTATTTGTTCCTAAAAAGAAATAA